From the genome of Chloroflexota bacterium, one region includes:
- a CDS encoding class I SAM-dependent methyltransferase: MSDANAIIDAWRERMQEWDRFMAELRGGEGGHGHGGHSGHGQAQGRGDRRATFIHKPLDPRRTDDAVLNGILDLVSVDYEVLDVGGGSGRFAIPLALRAKHVTVVEPSEDSVELLNERVTDFGIENITIINEAWEDVPEPAADVVLCSLVLHHVLDAAPFVRKMQQHARKRVVIVEMMETPGATEMPFFERVHGAAPTPLPGLPKILELLWALEIYPDVTMVEPENAVLDTDREGVLDHLRRRLSVEEGSEADDRLQAAANELLVDIPEGLSVRNAAMRRSAIVSWNPARV; the protein is encoded by the coding sequence ATGAGTGACGCAAACGCGATTATTGACGCTTGGCGCGAACGGATGCAGGAGTGGGACCGATTTATGGCTGAGCTGCGCGGTGGCGAAGGCGGTCATGGACACGGTGGGCATAGCGGTCATGGACAGGCGCAAGGGCGAGGCGACAGGCGAGCTACGTTTATCCACAAGCCGCTGGATCCGCGCCGCACGGACGACGCGGTGCTTAACGGTATCCTAGACCTTGTGAGCGTGGACTACGAAGTGCTGGATGTTGGTGGCGGCTCTGGGCGATTTGCGATTCCCTTGGCTCTGCGTGCGAAGCACGTAACGGTAGTCGAGCCATCAGAAGATTCGGTCGAGCTGCTGAACGAACGCGTGACAGACTTTGGTATCGAAAACATCACTATCATCAACGAGGCGTGGGAGGATGTGCCGGAGCCGGCGGCGGATGTCGTGCTGTGCTCGCTAGTGCTGCACCATGTGCTTGACGCTGCGCCGTTCGTGCGCAAGATGCAGCAGCACGCGAGGAAGCGCGTGGTGATTGTGGAGATGATGGAGACGCCTGGCGCGACAGAGATGCCGTTCTTCGAGCGAGTGCACGGTGCCGCCCCGACGCCCTTGCCCGGACTGCCGAAAATCCTTGAACTGCTATGGGCGTTGGAAATCTACCCCGATGTAACGATGGTTGAGCCGGAGAACGCCGTTCTCGACACCGACCGCGAAGGTGTGCTGGATCACCTGCGCCGCCGCCTCAGCGTTGAAGAAGGCAGTGAAGCCGACGACCGTTTACAAGCAGCCGCCAACGAACTGTTGGTGGACATTCCCGAAGGCTTGTCCGTTCGCAACGCCGCAATGCGTCGAAGCGCCATCGTTTCTTGGAATCCGGCGCGCGTCTGA
- a CDS encoding DUF2437 domain-containing protein — translation MHIARFSWNDRIQWGIAEGDDLYALDGGLYDNPSAGERLCALSDARLLAPIDAHANKVVAIAANYGDKAGRDGPGIFMKQPGTVIGPDDSIIYPRIGVRIIHEAEVGIVIGKRARHVSVEDAFDYVLGYTCVNDVSANELTNSDIGAGMSLRWKHFDTFCPLGPVVATGIDGDNLRIQCRVNGQTQVDGSSADMLWGVAELVSWVSDVMTLYPGDIIPSGCPGVDEIKVGDAVEVEIEGIGILRNPVVKDID, via the coding sequence ATGCACATCGCGCGATTTTCTTGGAACGACAGGATACAGTGGGGCATCGCTGAGGGCGATGATTTGTATGCGTTGGATGGCGGCTTGTACGACAACCCGTCCGCCGGCGAGCGGTTGTGTGCGCTGTCGGATGCGCGGCTGCTCGCGCCGATTGACGCGCATGCGAACAAGGTAGTCGCCATAGCAGCGAACTACGGCGATAAGGCTGGACGCGATGGTCCCGGCATCTTTATGAAGCAGCCCGGCACTGTCATCGGACCGGACGACTCCATCATCTATCCGCGCATCGGCGTGCGCATCATCCACGAAGCGGAAGTGGGAATTGTCATCGGCAAGCGCGCGCGGCATGTCAGCGTGGAAGACGCGTTCGACTATGTGCTGGGATACACCTGCGTCAACGATGTGAGCGCGAATGAGCTTACGAACAGCGACATCGGCGCGGGCATGAGCCTGCGCTGGAAGCACTTCGACACCTTCTGCCCGCTTGGTCCTGTAGTCGCAACCGGCATAGACGGCGACAACCTGCGAATCCAATGCCGCGTCAACGGGCAGACGCAAGTGGACGGCAGCAGCGCGGACATGCTCTGGGGCGTCGCCGAGTTGGTGAGCTGGGTATCGGATGTGATGACGCTATACCCCGGCGACATAATCCCCAGCGGCTGCCCCGGCGTGGACGAAATCAAGGTCGGCGATGCCGTCGAGGTCGAGATAGAAGGTATCGGCATCCTCCGCAACCCGGTGGTGAAGGACATTGATTGA
- a CDS encoding GNAT family N-acetyltransferase, with the protein MEIRQVRLEDVDRLADSLSPEVSRTQVKRRYDESELGYREMLIAELEGQIVGTVSTGGRGFQRTGSLRMFALDVGSAFRNRGVGTALIEAVESAAVRRNLYEVNLEVSVDNVDAIRIYERLGYKRLPDRVTDTWNELDDLGNGQTVEESAWIMIKEFGDTEGIGTRG; encoded by the coding sequence ATGGAAATTCGCCAAGTAAGACTTGAAGATGTTGATCGGTTGGCAGATTCGCTCAGCCCAGAAGTCAGCCGTACACAGGTTAAGAGAAGGTATGACGAAAGCGAGCTCGGATACAGGGAGATGCTCATAGCCGAACTCGAGGGGCAGATCGTCGGCACGGTCAGTACAGGTGGTCGAGGATTTCAGAGGACGGGCTCGTTGCGAATGTTCGCACTGGACGTGGGAAGTGCCTTCAGAAATCGTGGTGTGGGAACCGCCTTAATTGAGGCCGTCGAGTCAGCGGCCGTCCGACGGAATCTGTACGAAGTCAACCTAGAAGTATCCGTTGACAATGTCGATGCGATACGAATTTATGAACGTCTCGGATACAAGCGTCTTCCTGACCGAGTGACGGACACATGGAATGAATTGGATGACCTCGGAAACGGACAGACAGTTGAGGAGTCTGCCTGGATAATGATCAAGGAGTTCGGAGACACGGAGGGCATTGGAACAAGGGGTTAG
- the mftG gene encoding mycofactocin system GMC family oxidoreductase MftG, with amino-acid sequence MKYDIIVVGAGSAGAIVASRLSEDPSKSVLLLEAGPDYAEIEQLPDEVRYGYATGTDVMVSDHNWQFWGQPSARAEQPMMVPRGKVTGGSSAINGQMFLRGVPEDYDGWAAMGNSDWTFDKLMPYFRKLETDTDFSDDFHGTDGPIIARRFKQDEWLPAQKAFYDACKAAGHPESLDLNNPDSTGISPTPFNNPQGIRWSTNIGYLGMSRHRLNLTIRANCATQRILFEGKRAVGVQVESGGETFEVFGDEIVLSAGAIGSPQILMLSGVGPAAHLAEFGIPLVHDLPGVGQNLRDHPIVWITWKTKEGFELDGLAPRNQLVLRYTAEGSDLRNDMIMIFQSFATERVDRGGARMEPLGIRAIVSIYLAASAGDLRLTSPDPSVQPFLNYNYFAEEFDRIRMREGIHRAIALGEHEAFKDIIEERIEPSDADLASDDALDDWMMRDATTGHHISCTCKMGPASDPMAVVDQHGSVHGMEGLRVVDASVMPDCIRANTNVTTMMIGERMADFIAEKA; translated from the coding sequence ATGAAGTACGACATCATCGTTGTTGGCGCGGGGTCGGCGGGCGCTATCGTTGCATCGCGGCTGAGCGAGGATCCGAGCAAGTCGGTCCTGCTGTTGGAGGCGGGCCCCGACTACGCCGAGATTGAGCAACTGCCGGACGAGGTGCGCTATGGATATGCGACCGGCACGGATGTGATGGTGAGCGACCACAACTGGCAGTTCTGGGGGCAGCCGTCGGCGCGCGCGGAGCAGCCTATGATGGTGCCGCGCGGCAAGGTTACGGGCGGGTCGAGCGCAATCAACGGGCAGATGTTCCTGCGCGGCGTGCCGGAGGACTACGACGGCTGGGCTGCGATGGGCAACTCGGACTGGACTTTCGACAAGCTTATGCCGTACTTCCGCAAGCTGGAGACGGACACAGACTTCTCGGACGACTTCCACGGCACGGACGGTCCCATCATCGCGCGGCGGTTCAAGCAGGACGAGTGGCTGCCGGCGCAGAAGGCGTTCTACGACGCATGCAAAGCGGCAGGACATCCGGAAAGCCTTGACCTGAACAACCCTGACTCGACCGGCATCAGCCCTACGCCGTTCAACAATCCGCAGGGGATTCGCTGGAGTACGAATATCGGCTACCTGGGGATGTCGCGGCACCGGCTGAACCTGACTATTCGCGCGAACTGCGCCACGCAGCGCATCCTGTTCGAGGGCAAGCGCGCGGTTGGTGTGCAGGTGGAGTCCGGCGGTGAAACATTCGAGGTATTCGGCGACGAAATAGTGCTGAGCGCGGGCGCGATAGGCTCTCCGCAGATACTGATGCTGTCGGGCGTGGGTCCTGCCGCGCACCTAGCCGAGTTCGGCATTCCGCTGGTGCATGACCTACCGGGTGTGGGGCAGAATCTGCGCGACCATCCTATCGTCTGGATTACATGGAAGACGAAGGAAGGCTTCGAGCTAGACGGGCTTGCGCCGCGCAACCAGCTTGTGCTGCGCTACACGGCGGAGGGCAGCGACCTGCGGAACGATATGATTATGATATTCCAGTCGTTCGCAACTGAGCGGGTGGACCGAGGCGGTGCGCGCATGGAACCTCTGGGCATCCGTGCTATCGTCTCGATATACCTCGCCGCGAGCGCGGGCGATCTGAGGCTCACATCGCCCGACCCAAGTGTGCAGCCGTTCCTGAACTACAACTACTTCGCGGAGGAGTTCGACCGCATTCGGATGCGCGAGGGCATTCACCGCGCCATTGCGCTGGGCGAGCATGAGGCGTTTAAGGACATCATCGAAGAGCGCATAGAGCCATCGGACGCGGACCTCGCATCGGACGACGCGCTGGACGACTGGATGATGCGGGACGCGACGACAGGGCATCACATATCCTGCACATGCAAGATGGGGCCTGCGTCCGATCCGATGGCGGTGGTTGACCAGCACGGGAGCGTGCATGGGATGGAAGGCTTGCGCGTGGTGGACGCGTCGGTGATGCCGGACTGTATCCGCGCGAACACGAATGTCACGACGATGATGATAGGCGAGCGGATGGCGGATTTCATCGCGGAGAAGGCGTGA
- a CDS encoding mycofactocin system GMC family oxidoreductase MftG has product MKYDVIVIGAGSGGGVVASRLSEDPDRSVLLLEAGPDYPDLDTLPEELKFGYATGTDIMVSDDHNWQFIGKGNDVAEPMLVPRGKVTGGTSAINGQVFLRGLTHDFDDWAAKGNDDWKLENVMPFFRKLETDTDFSDDFHGTEGPIICHRFKRETWHPSQSGFYNACRDLGFQHVDDMNAPDAHGVGAIPCNNPDGIRWSTSVGYLSQARHRLNLTIRGNCMAHRLLFDGKRVTGVDVESGGERFIAEADQIVLSSGTIANPQLLMLSGVGPADHLQEMGIPVVHDLPGVGRNFSDHPLIFIDASVQDHIPLDGLAPRIQVGLRYTATGSELANDMMMWMQSFASERINRGGNRMEATGIRITGSIYLAKSKGRITLTSLDPHVQPFLDYHLLEDPEDRRRLREVVRLAVDVFAHSDLSSVVKERYSPTDADLESDDALDAWMLREVTTGQHLTTTCRMGPASDPMNVVDQYGRVHGIEGLRVADASVMPDTVRANTNVTTMMIGERIADYIRREM; this is encoded by the coding sequence ATGAAATACGATGTTATCGTCATAGGCGCGGGTTCTGGCGGAGGCGTTGTTGCCTCCAGGCTTTCTGAAGACCCGGATCGTTCCGTGCTGCTGCTGGAGGCGGGTCCGGACTACCCAGACTTGGATACGCTGCCTGAAGAGCTGAAGTTCGGCTATGCCACCGGGACAGACATAATGGTGAGCGACGACCACAACTGGCAGTTTATCGGCAAGGGCAACGATGTCGCCGAGCCGATGCTAGTGCCGCGTGGCAAGGTTACCGGCGGCACAAGCGCCATCAACGGGCAGGTGTTTCTGCGCGGGCTGACACACGACTTCGACGACTGGGCAGCCAAGGGCAACGACGACTGGAAACTCGAGAATGTGATGCCGTTCTTCCGCAAGCTGGAGACCGACACCGACTTCTCAGACGACTTCCACGGCACGGAGGGGCCAATCATCTGCCACCGCTTCAAACGCGAGACATGGCATCCTTCGCAGAGCGGGTTCTACAATGCCTGTCGGGATTTGGGTTTCCAGCATGTTGATGACATGAACGCGCCGGACGCGCACGGCGTTGGAGCGATTCCCTGCAACAACCCAGACGGCATACGCTGGAGCACCAGCGTCGGCTACCTGAGCCAGGCGCGCCACCGCCTGAACCTGACCATCAGGGGGAATTGCATGGCGCACCGGCTGCTGTTCGACGGCAAGCGTGTTACCGGCGTGGATGTGGAGAGCGGGGGCGAGCGTTTCATCGCGGAAGCCGATCAAATCGTGCTGAGCAGTGGCACAATCGCCAACCCGCAACTGCTGATGCTGTCCGGCGTAGGTCCTGCCGACCACCTGCAAGAAATGGGCATACCCGTCGTGCATGACCTGCCCGGCGTGGGGCGCAACTTCAGCGATCATCCGCTGATATTCATCGACGCGAGCGTGCAAGACCACATCCCACTGGACGGTCTCGCGCCGCGCATTCAGGTCGGGCTGCGCTACACCGCGACCGGCTCGGAGCTTGCCAACGACATGATGATGTGGATGCAGTCGTTCGCGTCCGAGCGCATCAACCGCGGTGGCAACCGCATGGAGGCGACGGGCATACGCATCACAGGCTCGATATACCTCGCCAAGAGCAAGGGCAGAATTACGCTCACATCGCTCGATCCCCATGTACAGCCGTTCCTTGACTACCACCTGCTGGAAGACCCTGAGGACAGGCGGCGTCTGCGCGAAGTCGTGCGCCTAGCGGTGGATGTCTTCGCGCATTCCGACTTATCCTCGGTGGTGAAGGAGCGATACAGCCCGACCGACGCTGACTTAGAATCCGACGACGCGCTGGATGCATGGATGCTGCGAGAGGTCACGACCGGGCAGCATCTGACGACCACCTGCCGCATGGGCCCCGCCAGCGACCCGATGAACGTGGTTGACCAGTACGGCAGAGTGCACGGTATCGAAGGCTTGCGCGTAGCCGACGCCTCCGTAATGCCCGACACGGTGCGCGCCAACACAAACGTAACCACAATGATGATCGGCGAGCGGATTGCGGACTATATTCGGCGGGAGATGTAG
- the thiD gene encoding bifunctional hydroxymethylpyrimidine kinase/phosphomethylpyrimidine kinase translates to MKKVMTIAGSDSGGGAGIQADLKAFAANGVYGTSAITAVTAQNTLRVSDVLALPPEFVASQIDAIVSDIGADAVKTGMLANAAIVDTVAECIAAHSLSPVVIDPVMVSSTGSRLFADDAVDAIRDLLLPLATLVTPNTREATVLTGLAINTPDDMRVAARQIAETMGASAVLVKGGHIEGPATDVLYDGSGFTEFTEERIDTTSNHGTGCTLASTIASNLANGQDLPTAVANGKAYVTNAMRAAVPIGEGHGPLNHFYMLGGAN, encoded by the coding sequence ATGAAAAAAGTAATGACGATTGCGGGCAGCGACTCCGGCGGCGGTGCTGGCATACAAGCCGACCTAAAGGCGTTCGCCGCCAACGGCGTTTACGGCACATCCGCAATCACGGCGGTTACGGCGCAAAACACGCTGCGAGTCTCCGATGTGCTGGCGTTGCCACCGGAGTTCGTGGCGAGCCAGATAGATGCCATCGTGAGCGACATCGGCGCGGACGCGGTGAAGACGGGCATGCTCGCCAACGCCGCCATCGTGGATACGGTCGCCGAGTGCATCGCGGCGCATTCGCTCAGCCCGGTCGTCATCGACCCGGTGATGGTCAGCAGCACTGGCTCGCGCCTGTTCGCGGATGACGCAGTGGACGCGATACGCGACCTGTTGCTGCCTCTCGCCACGCTGGTTACGCCGAATACGCGTGAGGCAACGGTGCTGACCGGACTCGCAATCAACACGCCGGACGACATGCGCGTCGCAGCACGCCAAATCGCCGAGACGATGGGTGCGAGCGCAGTGCTCGTCAAGGGGGGGCACATCGAAGGTCCGGCTACCGATGTGCTGTACGATGGGAGCGGCTTCACCGAGTTCACGGAGGAGCGCATCGACACCACGAGCAATCACGGCACGGGCTGCACTCTGGCATCGACCATTGCGTCGAACTTGGCGAATGGTCAGGACCTGCCGACCGCAGTGGCAAACGGCAAGGCGTATGTTACGAACGCGATGCGCGCTGCCGTGCCCATCGGCGAGGGACACGGGCCCCTGAACCACTTCTACATGCTTGGTGGCGCGAACTGA
- a CDS encoding Uma2 family endonuclease produces MTTTTERLIMTADELFAMPDDGYRYELVRGELRKMAPEGGEHSWISSDIDGSLNPYVKVNSLGKTFTNDPGFILQRDPDHVRAPDVAFVRRERIEVIGKQTGYWPEAPDLAVEVISPHDRYTEVDEKVADWLAAGTRMVIVVNPRNNTVRVHRSPTDVVSLTIDDTLDGGDVVPGWRMPLTEILLD; encoded by the coding sequence ATGACAACAACCACAGAGCGGCTCATAATGACGGCAGACGAACTGTTCGCTATGCCGGACGACGGCTATCGCTACGAACTCGTCAGAGGAGAACTGCGAAAGATGGCACCGGAAGGTGGGGAACACAGTTGGATTTCGTCTGACATAGACGGTAGTTTGAACCCGTATGTCAAAGTGAATAGTCTAGGTAAGACTTTCACTAACGACCCAGGATTCATTCTGCAACGCGACCCCGACCATGTGCGCGCGCCCGATGTCGCCTTCGTGCGGCGCGAGCGCATCGAAGTTATCGGCAAGCAGACAGGATATTGGCCAGAAGCGCCGGACTTGGCAGTCGAAGTCATTTCTCCGCACGACCGCTACACCGAAGTCGATGAGAAGGTCGCCGATTGGCTTGCCGCCGGCACGCGCATGGTAATCGTGGTCAACCCGCGCAACAATACGGTGAGGGTGCACCGCTCGCCCACTGATGTCGTCAGCCTGACGATTGACGATACGCTGGACGGTGGCGATGTGGTGCCGGGATGGCGCATGCCGCTGACGGAAATCTTATTGGATTGA
- a CDS encoding homoserine dehydrogenase, producing the protein MENSVGIGLLGMGVVGGGVAQVIGGKSDELAKMIGAPPMLHGALVRDMTKPRAANLPADSLTTRADDIIEHPMVNIVVEVMGGEQPALDYILKSISLGKHVVTANKEVMAKHGADILTQAREQGVQVLFEASVAGGTPIIAPLLRDLVANEIVSVNGIINGTTNYILTKMAQEGQDFAVALADAQALGYAESDPTNDIEGIDAAYKLAILSTLAFRASVSDADVYSEGITHLTAQDFRYARELGYAIKLLAIADKANGAVNVRVHPAMVPEDVMLAKVDGVLNAIEVQTDLAGRVLFHGRGAGDMPTTSAVLADVVHIARNVVRGVDAPPLPMLNADVRISPISALETKYYMRLNVEERPGVFAQILKVLGDLDISIASAIQKETDDAARRAEIVLMTHRAKEKSVQTALKAIGKLEVVNEIGSLIRVEEWD; encoded by the coding sequence ATGGAAAACTCCGTAGGCATTGGGCTGCTGGGCATGGGCGTGGTCGGGGGCGGCGTGGCGCAAGTTATTGGCGGCAAGAGCGACGAGCTGGCGAAAATGATCGGCGCGCCTCCGATGTTGCATGGCGCACTGGTTCGCGATATGACCAAGCCGCGCGCAGCGAATCTACCCGCAGACTCGCTCACCACCCGCGCTGACGATATTATCGAACACCCGATGGTCAACATCGTCGTGGAGGTTATGGGCGGCGAGCAGCCCGCGCTCGACTACATCCTCAAAAGCATATCGCTCGGCAAGCATGTGGTTACCGCCAACAAGGAAGTGATGGCGAAGCACGGCGCGGACATCCTGACGCAGGCGCGCGAACAAGGCGTGCAGGTGCTGTTCGAGGCGAGCGTCGCAGGCGGTACGCCTATCATCGCACCGCTGCTGCGCGACCTCGTGGCGAACGAAATAGTCAGCGTCAACGGCATCATCAACGGTACGACGAACTATATACTGACGAAGATGGCGCAGGAAGGGCAGGACTTCGCGGTCGCGCTTGCGGACGCGCAAGCGTTGGGCTACGCAGAATCAGACCCGACGAACGACATTGAAGGCATCGACGCGGCATACAAGCTGGCGATACTATCTACGCTCGCATTCCGCGCGAGTGTCAGCGATGCCGATGTTTACAGCGAAGGCATAACGCACCTGACAGCGCAGGACTTCCGATACGCGCGCGAACTCGGCTATGCGATAAAGCTGCTCGCCATCGCGGACAAGGCGAACGGCGCGGTGAATGTGCGCGTGCATCCGGCGATGGTGCCGGAAGATGTGATGCTCGCTAAGGTTGACGGCGTGCTGAACGCTATCGAAGTGCAGACGGATCTCGCCGGGCGCGTGCTGTTCCACGGACGCGGCGCCGGCGACATGCCCACGACGAGCGCCGTACTCGCAGATGTGGTGCATATCGCGCGCAACGTAGTCCGCGGTGTCGATGCGCCGCCGCTGCCTATGCTGAACGCCGATGTGCGCATCTCTCCGATTAGCGCGCTTGAGACGAAGTACTACATGCGGCTGAATGTCGAAGAACGGCCCGGCGTATTCGCGCAAATCCTCAAGGTGCTGGGCGACCTCGACATCAGTATTGCGTCTGCCATTCAAAAGGAGACCGACGACGCGGCAAGGCGCGCGGAAATCGTGCTTATGACGCATCGCGCCAAGGAGAAATCGGTGCAGACCGCGCTGAAAGCCATCGGCAAACTCGAAGTGGTGAACGAAATCGGCAGCCTAATCCGCGTCGAAGAATGGGATTGA
- a CDS encoding DUF167 domain-containing protein, with product MTSSAIWNCKSAFSRASRDAIEVDDEGASARIIVRITAPPESGKAHAAVIALLARQLRIPKCSAHSRAGASRLLLDQHALFSKRPLARGRKSRDNIPRFASE from the coding sequence CTGACAAGTTCGGCGATATGGAACTGCAAATCCGCGTTCAGCCGCGCGAGCCGTGATGCAATCGAAGTTGATGACGAGGGCGCATCTGCGCGGATAATCGTGCGGATAACGGCGCCGCCCGAATCCGGCAAGGCGCATGCCGCCGTTATTGCGCTGCTGGCAAGGCAGCTGCGCATTCCCAAATGCAGCGCCCACTCCCGCGCAGGCGCAAGCCGCCTCCTCCTCGACCAGCACGCCCTCTTCTCGAAGCGCCCACTCGCACGCGGGCGCAAGTCACGCGACAATATCCCTCGCTTTGCTTCGGAATGA